From a region of the Chitinophaga caseinilytica genome:
- a CDS encoding MFS transporter: MTVIDKQKARLSVAAFFFLNGLCFASWASRIPAIQEHLNLSEAALGSLLLCIPVGALISLPIAGWLVTRSGSRPVMILAAVLYAVFLFCIGQAGNPWILGFVLFLFGFAGNLGNISVNTQAVSVEALYGKSIMSSFHAVWSLAGLAGAGIGTLMVNLKTPPSQHFMMVAGFAMLMIILSFRNSLPHTKTAGERQPIFVKPDKALVSLGIIAFCCMICEGTMYDWSGVYFAKVVEADPGKVTIGYTAFTAATTSGRFVGDWLTKRFGISGMLKGSGVLAASGLLLAVAFPTVWMSALGFFLVGLGVSTVIPLVYSQAGRTKTMSQSMALAAVSTFGFFGFLLGPPLIGFIAQASGLRISFIFIALMASMITVMAMRRQAGGEGK, from the coding sequence ATGACTGTAATCGATAAACAAAAGGCCCGGCTGTCTGTCGCGGCCTTTTTCTTTCTCAATGGACTTTGTTTCGCCTCCTGGGCATCCCGCATTCCGGCCATTCAGGAGCATTTGAACCTGAGCGAAGCGGCGCTGGGAAGTTTGCTGCTTTGCATTCCCGTGGGCGCGCTCATTTCGCTGCCGATAGCTGGATGGCTCGTGACGAGGTCGGGCAGCCGCCCCGTGATGATCCTGGCGGCGGTTTTGTATGCCGTTTTCCTGTTCTGCATCGGCCAGGCGGGCAATCCCTGGATATTGGGGTTCGTCCTTTTCCTTTTCGGGTTTGCCGGCAACCTGGGCAATATTTCGGTGAATACGCAGGCCGTGAGCGTGGAAGCGTTGTACGGCAAATCGATCATGTCGTCGTTCCACGCCGTGTGGAGCCTCGCGGGGCTCGCGGGCGCGGGGATCGGCACGCTGATGGTAAACCTTAAAACGCCGCCATCCCAGCACTTCATGATGGTAGCGGGTTTCGCCATGCTGATGATCATCCTGTCTTTCCGCAATTCCCTTCCCCACACCAAAACCGCCGGCGAGCGCCAGCCGATTTTCGTGAAACCCGACAAAGCTCTCGTCAGCCTGGGCATCATCGCCTTCTGCTGCATGATCTGTGAAGGCACGATGTACGACTGGAGCGGGGTTTACTTCGCGAAAGTAGTGGAGGCCGATCCCGGGAAAGTGACCATCGGGTACACCGCTTTTACCGCTGCAACGACATCCGGCAGGTTCGTGGGCGACTGGCTGACCAAACGGTTCGGAATTTCGGGCATGCTGAAAGGCAGTGGCGTGCTGGCGGCATCGGGATTGTTGCTGGCCGTGGCTTTCCCGACGGTATGGATGTCTGCATTGGGATTTTTCCTGGTAGGACTGGGCGTTTCCACCGTTATTCCCCTCGTGTACAGCCAGGCGGGGCGCACCAAGACCATGAGCCAGAGCATGGCGCTCGCAGCTGTGAGCACGTTCGGGTTTTTCGGGTTCCTGCTGGGGCCGCCGCTCATCGGGTTCATCGCCCAGGCGTCGGGACTGCGGATATCGTTCATCTTCATCGCGCTCATGGCGTCCATGATTACCGTAATGGCGATGAGACGGCAGGCAGGCGGGGAAGGCAAGTAA
- a CDS encoding TrmH family RNA methyltransferase — MLSKAQIKYITGLQHKKYRQKFGQFVAEGDKIVQELLGSGVGVKAVYATQEWLLDNRELAEKATGVDVLEVSAEVLKQLSSLSAPNRAVALADMPPARDFVPEGVSLALETIQDPGNLGTIIRIADWFGIRQVVCSPDCVDAFNAKTIQATMGSFLRVSVIIRDIPQFLEKHASLPSYAATLHGKDITLTKKIDSGIILIGNESRGLSDETLRRSSHHITIPRIGQAESLNAAVAAGIICGRLLI, encoded by the coding sequence ATGTTATCAAAGGCGCAAATTAAATATATTACCGGATTACAGCACAAAAAATACCGTCAAAAATTTGGCCAGTTTGTGGCCGAGGGCGACAAGATCGTCCAGGAATTACTCGGATCGGGTGTTGGCGTCAAGGCAGTGTATGCCACGCAGGAGTGGCTGCTCGATAACCGGGAACTGGCGGAAAAGGCCACTGGTGTGGATGTGCTGGAAGTGAGCGCCGAGGTCCTGAAGCAGCTGTCGTCCCTTTCCGCCCCCAACCGCGCCGTGGCTTTGGCAGACATGCCGCCCGCGCGCGACTTCGTTCCCGAAGGTGTTTCCCTTGCGCTGGAAACCATCCAGGACCCCGGGAACCTGGGCACCATCATTCGTATAGCCGACTGGTTTGGCATCCGGCAGGTGGTATGCTCGCCCGATTGTGTAGACGCCTTCAACGCCAAAACCATCCAGGCCACCATGGGCAGCTTCCTGCGCGTGAGCGTCATCATCCGCGACATTCCGCAGTTCCTGGAAAAACACGCGTCCCTCCCCTCCTACGCCGCTACCCTTCATGGCAAGGATATCACCCTTACAAAAAAAATCGATTCGGGAATTATTCTCATCGGCAATGAATCCCGTGGACTGAGCGACGAAACCCTCCGCCGCAGCAGCCATCACATCACCATCCCGCGCATCGGCCAGGCCGAATCCCTGAATGCCGCCGTGGCCGCAGGGATCATTTGCGGAAGGCTCCTTATTTGA
- a CDS encoding riboflavin synthase: MFTGIIETTGIVATATTAGGNLELTISTPLAQELKIDQSVSHNGVCLTVTAVEADRYTTVAVAETLQKTNIGDLQPGHAVNLERAMIFNSRIDGHIVQGHVDGTGTCLSVDPQDGSWLFRFGFDPSFAPLIVEKGSICLNGVSLTVFDISGDAFSVAIIPYTYDHTNIRHLKPGSTVNLEFDILGKYVARQLQTRAKSSLTT; the protein is encoded by the coding sequence ATGTTTACCGGCATTATTGAAACGACAGGCATCGTGGCCACCGCCACTACAGCGGGCGGCAACCTGGAACTCACCATCAGCACGCCCCTGGCGCAGGAATTGAAAATCGACCAGAGCGTATCCCACAACGGCGTTTGCCTGACCGTCACGGCAGTGGAGGCAGACCGTTACACCACCGTAGCGGTAGCGGAAACGCTGCAAAAGACCAATATCGGCGACCTCCAACCCGGCCATGCCGTGAACCTGGAAAGGGCCATGATCTTTAACAGCCGGATCGACGGGCACATCGTCCAGGGGCATGTAGACGGTACGGGGACGTGCCTGTCTGTTGACCCGCAAGACGGCAGCTGGCTTTTCCGGTTCGGTTTCGACCCTTCCTTTGCGCCGCTGATCGTCGAAAAGGGATCTATCTGCCTGAACGGCGTGAGCCTCACGGTGTTCGACATTTCCGGCGATGCGTTTTCCGTGGCGATCATACCTTATACATACGATCACACCAATATCCGGCACCTGAAACCCGGCAGCACCGTAAACCTGGAGTTCGACATTCTGGGCAAATACGTGGCGCGCCAATTACAAACCCGAGCGAAATCATCCCTCACAACATGA
- the truB gene encoding tRNA pseudouridine(55) synthase TruB: MSETPNFQEGAVLLINKPLTWTSFDVVRKIRNTTKAKIGHAGTLDPLATGLLICCTGKMTKKINEYQAKEKEYTGTFTLGAVTPTFDLESEPQDHQPVPELDLAALQAIADTFTGPLQQLPPIHSAIKQNGKPIYHLARKGVEVKVEPRAITIHAFEITKVELPVVHFRVECSTGTYIRSLANDFGAAAGCGGYLSSLCRTRIGDFKLEDAMDVAQFIDDYKKKQETQNG, encoded by the coding sequence ATGTCAGAAACACCGAATTTTCAGGAAGGCGCAGTGCTGTTGATCAATAAACCCTTGACCTGGACGTCGTTCGACGTTGTCCGCAAGATCCGCAATACCACCAAAGCCAAGATAGGCCATGCCGGCACGCTGGACCCCTTAGCCACGGGGCTTCTCATCTGCTGCACGGGCAAAATGACGAAGAAAATCAACGAATACCAGGCTAAAGAAAAGGAATACACCGGCACCTTCACCCTCGGCGCCGTAACCCCTACGTTCGACCTGGAATCCGAACCGCAAGACCATCAACCCGTTCCGGAACTGGACCTCGCCGCATTGCAGGCCATCGCCGATACCTTCACCGGCCCCCTTCAGCAACTGCCGCCCATCCACTCCGCCATCAAACAGAACGGAAAACCCATTTACCACCTCGCCCGCAAAGGCGTGGAAGTGAAAGTTGAGCCCCGCGCCATCACGATCCATGCTTTCGAGATCACGAAAGTGGAACTGCCCGTCGTTCATTTCCGCGTGGAATGCAGCACCGGCACCTATATCCGCTCCCTCGCCAACGATTTCGGCGCAGCCGCGGGATGTGGCGGCTATCTCAGCAGCCTGTGCCGCACCCGCATCGGCGACTTCAAGCTGGAAGACGCGATGGATGTGGCCCAATTCATCGATGATTACAAGAAAAAACAGGAAACTCAGAACGGATAG
- a CDS encoding nitronate monooxygenase, with the protein MNHPITDLLGVRHPVIMAPMFLVSNEAMVSAAIQSGIAGTFPSLNYRKEGELHAVLERLNAVRSAHPGGNYGVNLIVQKTNPLYKKHLEACVAAKVPFYITSLGNPREVIDAAHSYGAKVFCDVTNLEHAHKAAQVGADGFIAVCSGAGGHAGPYPMHILVPALRKAFPDMPVVAAGGIASGQQMASAMILGADGVSIGTRFIASPEANVSDEYKQAIVDHGMEDIVLTERLSGTPCNIINTPAAQKLGYKQSSWEKWLSRNPRTKKYFKMMVQLKGMKMLEKATKPNYYNQLWSAGQSVEMVDGIEPVATIVSNLTEEYRQSFQPFCK; encoded by the coding sequence ATGAACCATCCCATCACCGACCTGTTGGGCGTCCGGCATCCTGTGATCATGGCCCCCATGTTCCTCGTCAGCAACGAGGCCATGGTCAGCGCCGCGATACAGAGCGGCATCGCAGGCACATTCCCTTCCCTGAACTACCGGAAGGAAGGTGAGCTGCACGCCGTGCTGGAAAGGCTCAACGCCGTCCGTTCCGCCCATCCCGGCGGCAACTACGGCGTCAACCTCATCGTACAAAAAACGAACCCACTCTATAAAAAGCACCTGGAAGCCTGCGTGGCAGCCAAAGTTCCGTTTTACATCACCTCCCTCGGCAATCCCCGCGAAGTGATCGACGCCGCCCATTCCTATGGCGCGAAAGTCTTTTGCGACGTCACCAACCTCGAGCACGCCCATAAAGCGGCGCAGGTAGGCGCAGACGGGTTCATCGCCGTATGCTCGGGCGCAGGCGGCCACGCCGGTCCCTACCCCATGCACATCCTCGTTCCCGCATTGCGGAAAGCCTTCCCGGACATGCCCGTGGTAGCCGCCGGCGGCATCGCTTCCGGCCAGCAAATGGCCAGCGCCATGATACTCGGGGCAGACGGCGTCTCCATCGGCACACGCTTCATCGCCAGCCCGGAAGCCAATGTGAGCGACGAATACAAGCAAGCCATCGTAGACCATGGCATGGAAGACATCGTGTTGACCGAACGCCTTTCCGGCACGCCCTGCAATATCATCAATACCCCCGCCGCCCAGAAGCTCGGTTACAAGCAAAGCAGCTGGGAGAAATGGTTGTCGCGCAACCCGCGCACCAAGAAGTATTTCAAGATGATGGTGCAGCTCAAAGGCATGAAAATGCTGGAAAAAGCGACCAAACCCAATTACTATAACCAACTGTGGAGCGCAGGTCAGAGCGTGGAAATGGTAGACGGCATCGAGCCCGTGGCAACCATCGTATCCAACCTGACGGAGGAGTACCGGCAAAGTTTTCAGCCCTTCTGCAAATGA
- a CDS encoding BamA/TamA family outer membrane protein: protein MKKPTYPSPFGQPLQRALWLTVCLFLAACSNTRYLQENQSLLVGTKVEINGALSSNEKTDLKNDLSSRSLMLQQPNRKFLGSRIKVWLYNQKNYEKKSNWLWNLMLSERNLEAPVIYDSVKTKESMDRMVAYLNNQGYFYATVQSRQSDHGQKAAVTYQVNTGKNFIVRKIIYDIPDTAIAQVVKEGEKLSLLKTDVPYKASNLSSERERLTRLIRDAGYYKFNRDLVVFTVDTLNKSLFVDPLNPFEVMPGVLRADQKPTLDVEVAILPPEDSASDQTKLFYLNKIFVYPDMTLQESTEDSTFHTTTTRNLTIKYHQNIVRPRVLTRAIQLRPGERYSTSNYSNTISRLYDLNLWQFVSLQYKDVKDTVQKLDAYIQLSPRKKQEMSTNFDVTTSNDYAVGSAVSVGYRHFNLNRAANELHITVKGGLELRNQSRAGLSLQSQEYGINADYVLPRFMLPFRVRQNYRSTAKTRISAGYNNLRRIDRFNIRTVTGALGYEWNESIYKRWSVKPFNLNYVGVTLVQGFKDTVVSKNPYLQRSFEPAFIGGEAAAFIFSNDDIFHKRQNTYFRAAIEESGAWLEGVNSLLNVLTNKRDDLESAANVNISRFVRLDLDYRHYWNYNRSSVATRAYLGLGLPYGQSDVLPYVRQFTSGGPNSIRAWRLRTLGPGSFRSDTLAQSAIFPDQTGDMRFEGNVEYRFNILRLFGGSMMLKGATFLDFGNIWMLKEDTSRPGAAFKIKNLYNDLAIGTGAGARLDFSYFVIRLDWGIPLKKPYPAEGGKKWFISEWALGDGRWRRDNVIWNVAIGYPF, encoded by the coding sequence GTGAAGAAACCGACATACCCATCCCCTTTCGGACAGCCCCTGCAGCGTGCGCTCTGGCTGACGGTATGCCTGTTCCTGGCTGCCTGCTCCAACACCCGCTACCTCCAGGAAAATCAAAGCCTGTTGGTAGGAACGAAAGTCGAGATCAACGGCGCACTGTCGTCCAACGAAAAAACGGACCTGAAAAATGACCTGTCCAGCCGCTCGCTCATGCTGCAGCAGCCCAACCGAAAATTCCTCGGTTCCCGCATCAAAGTCTGGCTCTACAATCAAAAGAATTACGAAAAGAAAAGCAACTGGCTCTGGAACCTCATGCTGAGCGAACGGAACCTCGAAGCCCCTGTCATCTACGACTCGGTTAAAACCAAGGAGTCGATGGACCGGATGGTCGCCTATCTCAACAACCAGGGCTATTTCTACGCCACCGTCCAATCCCGCCAGAGCGATCACGGGCAGAAAGCGGCGGTCACCTACCAGGTCAACACCGGCAAGAATTTCATCGTCCGCAAGATCATTTACGATATCCCCGACACCGCCATCGCGCAGGTCGTGAAGGAAGGGGAGAAGCTGTCGCTCCTCAAAACCGACGTCCCCTACAAAGCATCCAACCTCAGCAGCGAGCGCGAGCGCCTCACCCGCCTCATCCGCGACGCCGGGTATTACAAATTCAACCGCGACCTGGTCGTTTTCACCGTCGACACCCTCAATAAATCCCTCTTCGTTGACCCGCTCAACCCTTTCGAGGTGATGCCCGGGGTACTGCGCGCCGATCAGAAGCCGACGCTCGACGTGGAAGTGGCCATCCTCCCGCCGGAAGACTCCGCCAGCGACCAGACGAAACTTTTCTACCTCAATAAAATTTTCGTTTATCCCGACATGACGCTGCAGGAAAGCACCGAAGACAGTACTTTCCACACCACCACCACGCGCAACCTTACCATCAAATACCACCAGAACATCGTTCGCCCGCGCGTGCTCACCCGCGCCATCCAGCTGCGGCCGGGAGAAAGATATTCCACGTCCAACTACAGCAATACCATCAGCCGGCTGTACGATCTCAACCTCTGGCAGTTCGTGAGTTTGCAGTATAAAGACGTGAAAGATACCGTCCAGAAACTGGACGCCTACATCCAGCTATCGCCGCGCAAGAAGCAGGAAATGAGCACTAACTTCGACGTAACCACTTCCAACGACTATGCCGTGGGTAGTGCCGTTTCCGTAGGGTACCGCCATTTCAACCTCAACCGGGCGGCCAACGAATTGCATATTACCGTGAAAGGCGGCCTGGAACTGCGGAACCAGTCGCGCGCGGGGCTTTCGCTGCAGTCGCAGGAATACGGGATCAACGCCGATTACGTGCTCCCGCGGTTCATGCTGCCTTTCCGCGTGCGGCAGAATTACCGGTCTACGGCTAAAACGCGCATTTCCGCGGGGTACAACAATCTCCGCCGTATCGACCGTTTCAATATTCGGACGGTGACCGGCGCTTTGGGATATGAGTGGAACGAATCTATCTACAAGCGCTGGAGCGTGAAACCGTTTAACCTGAATTACGTGGGAGTTACGCTGGTACAGGGTTTCAAGGATACGGTGGTGAGCAAGAACCCTTATTTGCAGCGCAGTTTCGAGCCGGCGTTCATCGGTGGCGAAGCGGCGGCGTTCATCTTCAGTAACGACGATATTTTCCATAAAAGACAGAACACCTATTTCCGCGCCGCCATCGAGGAATCGGGCGCCTGGCTGGAAGGGGTGAACAGTTTGCTGAACGTGCTGACCAATAAGCGCGACGACCTGGAATCGGCCGCCAACGTGAATATTTCGCGGTTCGTGCGGCTGGATCTCGATTATCGCCATTACTGGAATTACAACCGCAGCAGTGTGGCCACCCGCGCCTATCTCGGTCTGGGCCTGCCTTACGGGCAGAGCGATGTGCTGCCTTACGTGAGGCAATTTACTTCCGGCGGCCCCAACAGCATTCGTGCCTGGCGGTTGCGCACGCTGGGCCCGGGCTCGTTCCGCAGCGATACGCTGGCGCAATCCGCCATCTTCCCCGATCAAACGGGCGATATGCGTTTCGAAGGAAATGTGGAATACCGGTTCAACATCCTCCGCCTGTTTGGTGGGTCGATGATGCTGAAAGGCGCTACCTTCCTCGATTTTGGTAATATCTGGATGTTGAAGGAAGATACCAGCAGACCCGGTGCGGCGTTCAAAATCAAGAACCTGTACAACGACCTGGCGATCGGTACCGGTGCCGGCGCGCGGCTGGATTTCAGTTATTTCGTCATCCGCCTCGATTGGGGCATCCCGCTCAAGAAACCATATCCTGCCGAAGGCGGCAAGAAATGGTTCATCAGCGAATGGGCGCTGGGCGACGGCCGCTGGCGCCGCGACAACGTTATCTGGAACGTAGCGATCGGCTATCCGTTCTGA
- a CDS encoding DUF5103 domain-containing protein encodes MRIVAFVCCSLAALLFFPGAHGQAGNITPDHIYHQNIATVKLTPPGEMLGLPIIALNSGDQLELQFDDLQNVIKSYYYTLQLCNSDWTPAQVNTIDYLRGFSEVQIRDYRFSSVALQKYVHYKARIPGNNSTPTRAGNYLLKVYLDGDTNRLAFTRRLMVINNKAGVAGWISQPTNPKFFRNSQKINVSVNTKGLNLQNPFDQLKIVIQQNFRWDNAITGIKPMFIKGDVIEYNAEQDCIFPAMKEWRWVDLRSFRLQTERVRNTEYLRNGTVVNVMPDVPRDNTVYQYLRDINGMYDPSTIEDYNIQFEGDYARVNFNFPMKEPFAGYDMYIFGELTQYELNDRNKMTWNGEKGAYEGALFLKQGYYNYVYGLVDRTQRDAAMSTDLTEGNWWETENAYTVLVYYRTLGGRHDELVGMLRMNSLTNRQR; translated from the coding sequence ATGAGGATAGTTGCTTTCGTTTGCTGCTCCCTGGCGGCACTATTGTTTTTCCCCGGCGCCCACGGTCAGGCGGGCAACATCACGCCCGACCATATTTACCACCAGAACATCGCTACGGTTAAACTGACGCCCCCAGGCGAAATGCTCGGCCTGCCCATCATCGCGCTCAATTCCGGCGACCAGCTGGAGCTGCAGTTCGACGATCTGCAGAACGTCATCAAATCCTACTACTACACCCTCCAGCTCTGCAATTCAGACTGGACGCCCGCCCAGGTCAACACCATCGATTACCTCCGCGGCTTCTCCGAAGTACAGATCCGGGATTACCGGTTCTCCAGCGTTGCGCTGCAGAAATACGTGCATTACAAAGCCCGCATCCCCGGTAATAACTCCACGCCTACACGGGCCGGCAATTACCTGCTGAAAGTGTACCTGGACGGAGATACCAACCGCCTGGCCTTCACCCGCCGGCTCATGGTCATCAACAACAAAGCCGGCGTGGCAGGATGGATTTCCCAGCCCACCAATCCCAAATTTTTCCGCAACTCACAGAAAATCAACGTTTCCGTCAATACGAAGGGCCTCAACCTCCAGAATCCTTTCGATCAGCTGAAAATCGTCATCCAGCAGAATTTCCGGTGGGACAACGCCATTACCGGCATCAAACCGATGTTCATCAAGGGAGACGTGATCGAGTACAATGCGGAGCAGGACTGTATTTTCCCCGCCATGAAAGAATGGAGATGGGTGGATTTAAGGAGCTTCCGCCTGCAAACCGAGCGCGTCCGCAACACGGAATACCTCCGCAACGGTACCGTCGTGAACGTGATGCCCGATGTACCGCGGGATAATACGGTATATCAGTACCTCCGCGACATCAACGGCATGTACGATCCTTCCACCATCGAGGATTACAATATCCAGTTCGAGGGCGACTACGCCCGCGTCAACTTCAATTTCCCCATGAAAGAGCCTTTCGCCGGCTACGATATGTACATTTTCGGGGAACTGACGCAATATGAACTGAACGACCGCAACAAAATGACCTGGAACGGCGAAAAAGGCGCTTACGAAGGCGCGCTTTTCCTCAAACAGGGCTACTATAACTACGTGTATGGCCTGGTAGACCGCACCCAGCGCGATGCCGCCATGAGCACCGACCTTACGGAAGGGAACTGGTGGGAGACAGAAAATGCCTACACGGTCCTCGTATACTACCGCACGCTCGGCGGCCGCCACGATGAACTGGTAGGCATGCTCCGGATGAATTCCCTCACCAACAGGCAACGTTAG
- the rpsU gene encoding 30S ribosomal protein S21 has product MLIIDSKDCENIDKALKKYKKKFEKAKILLQLRERQSFTKPSIRRRTQVLKAVYKQQVATGKFDQ; this is encoded by the coding sequence ATGTTAATCATCGATTCCAAAGATTGCGAAAACATCGACAAAGCGCTCAAAAAGTATAAAAAGAAATTTGAGAAAGCGAAAATTCTGCTGCAACTGAGAGAGCGTCAGTCGTTTACCAAGCCTTCTATCCGCCGTCGCACCCAGGTGCTGAAGGCTGTATATAAGCAGCAGGTAGCAACCGGCAAGTTCGATCAATAA
- a CDS encoding tyrosine-type recombinase/integrase yields the protein MLDQVHLPPLAQDFLAWLSLEKRYSPHTVQSYSLDLHQFFQYLQSQYDGIPLGSVKASHIKSWLALGLEGRKKAEDARKGVPTPASAVTIRRKMSALRSFFKFALRKGVVQQSPMARVTGPKLPERLPVFVDEMAMEKLTQPPAGEELPLFSDDFAGVTQCLIMRLLYHAGIRRAELIGLEDRSVDISNGQIKVLGKGNKERIIPVGTVLMKDIRNYFDKREEAVPGYSGKAMLCLPNGKPVQAWDVYRTVRRVLERVTTLKKRSPHVLRHTFATHLVNNGADINAVKELLGHASLASTQVYTHNTIEKLRRVHKQAHPRG from the coding sequence GTGTTGGATCAAGTGCACCTTCCTCCTCTGGCGCAGGATTTCCTCGCCTGGCTCTCCCTCGAAAAGCGGTACTCGCCGCATACGGTGCAATCCTATTCCCTTGATCTTCACCAGTTTTTTCAATACCTGCAAAGTCAGTACGACGGCATCCCGCTCGGGAGCGTGAAGGCTTCTCATATCAAGTCGTGGCTCGCCCTTGGCTTGGAAGGCCGTAAAAAAGCAGAAGACGCCCGCAAGGGAGTGCCAACGCCCGCCTCCGCTGTCACCATCCGCCGGAAGATGTCGGCCCTCAGGTCTTTCTTTAAGTTCGCCCTGCGAAAAGGCGTGGTCCAGCAAAGCCCAATGGCCCGCGTAACCGGCCCCAAACTGCCGGAAAGGCTGCCCGTGTTCGTAGACGAAATGGCCATGGAAAAGCTCACGCAGCCACCCGCAGGGGAGGAGCTCCCGCTTTTCAGCGACGACTTCGCCGGGGTTACCCAATGCCTTATCATGCGCTTGCTGTACCATGCCGGTATCCGGCGTGCGGAGCTGATCGGTCTGGAAGACAGGAGCGTCGATATTTCCAACGGGCAGATCAAAGTGCTCGGAAAGGGCAATAAGGAGCGGATCATCCCGGTGGGGACCGTGTTGATGAAAGACATAAGGAATTACTTCGATAAGCGTGAAGAAGCCGTTCCGGGATATTCCGGAAAGGCGATGCTCTGCCTGCCCAATGGCAAGCCTGTTCAGGCCTGGGACGTGTACCGTACCGTGCGCCGCGTGCTGGAGCGGGTGACCACCTTGAAAAAGCGGAGCCCGCACGTGTTGCGGCATACATTCGCGACGCACCTGGTGAACAATGGGGCGGACATAAATGCGGTGAAGGAGTTGTTGGGCCATGCGAGCCTGGCGTCTACCCAGGTGTATACCCATAATACGATCGAGAAGCTGCGCCGGGTGCATAAGCAGGCGCATCCGCGGGGGTAG
- a CDS encoding ABC transporter permease translates to MRISMFIAGRIAFNRSSSFSRFIINIAMAATGFSVAVMIIATAMINGFQHVISEKIFSFWGHYHITDYRAPGGPLTEQAPFPEDSDLEKRIAALPQVKFISPFATKSVIVKKGRETEGMIFKGSPAGQALPFIIEGRTTKAQDSGYASEVIISASTAKSLHLKLGDALVMYFMRGDGLSPRARKLSVCGIYKTGIEEYDKTYVVGDINLIRRLNDWSPDEIGGYEVHLNQFGDMATAGERISDELTTAELGMRSMQEIYPNIFDWLGLQNKSEQIILIIMTIVAVFNMITAMLILILERTNMVGILKALGMRNGSIQRIFLYQAGYIVIAGIVIGNVLGLGLAFLQQYTGFIRLPEEAYYMSVAPIAIQWWKVALINVGTLVICVLVLIIPSLLIRRILPVRAIQFK, encoded by the coding sequence ATGCGCATCTCCATGTTTATTGCCGGAAGGATCGCTTTCAACCGGTCTTCGTCCTTTTCGCGGTTCATCATCAACATCGCCATGGCGGCCACGGGCTTCAGCGTTGCGGTGATGATCATCGCCACGGCAATGATCAACGGGTTTCAGCACGTGATCTCCGAGAAGATCTTCAGCTTCTGGGGCCATTACCACATCACCGACTACCGCGCCCCCGGCGGCCCGCTCACCGAGCAGGCCCCCTTTCCCGAGGATTCCGACCTCGAAAAGCGCATCGCCGCCCTTCCGCAGGTCAAATTCATCAGTCCCTTCGCCACCAAATCCGTCATCGTTAAAAAAGGCCGCGAAACCGAAGGGATGATCTTTAAAGGCTCCCCGGCCGGACAAGCCCTTCCTTTCATCATCGAAGGCCGCACCACAAAGGCGCAGGACAGCGGTTACGCATCCGAAGTCATCATTTCGGCCAGCACCGCCAAATCCCTCCACCTGAAACTGGGAGACGCGCTGGTGATGTATTTCATGCGGGGCGACGGCCTTTCGCCGCGCGCCCGGAAGCTCAGTGTTTGCGGCATTTATAAAACCGGCATCGAAGAATACGATAAAACATACGTGGTGGGCGATATCAACCTCATCCGCCGCCTCAACGACTGGAGCCCTGACGAAATCGGCGGCTACGAAGTGCACCTGAACCAGTTCGGCGACATGGCCACGGCGGGCGAGCGCATCAGCGACGAGCTGACCACGGCCGAGCTGGGGATGCGCAGCATGCAGGAGATTTATCCCAATATCTTCGACTGGCTTGGGTTGCAGAATAAATCCGAACAGATCATTCTTATCATCATGACCATCGTGGCGGTGTTCAACATGATCACGGCGATGCTGATCCTCATCCTGGAAAGAACGAACATGGTCGGCATTCTCAAAGCCCTGGGCATGCGCAACGGATCCATCCAGCGGATATTCCTGTACCAGGCCGGCTACATCGTGATCGCCGGGATCGTGATCGGGAACGTGCTGGGCCTGGGCCTGGCGTTCCTGCAGCAATACACGGGCTTCATCCGGCTGCCGGAAGAAGCGTATTACATGTCTGTGGCGCCCATCGCCATTCAGTGGTGGAAAGTAGCGCTGATCAATGTGGGAACATTGGTGATATGCGTGCTGGTGCTCATTATCCCGTCTTTGCTCATCCGGCGGATATTGCCGGTGCGGGCCATTCAGTTCAAATAA